Proteins encoded by one window of Streptococcus sanguinis:
- a CDS encoding histidine phosphatase family protein produces MKLYFVRHGRTEWNQEGRFQGAGGDSPLLPTAIEELHTLGKHLAQTQFGKIFSSDLPRAVRSAEIIQEESQFPTEIVSVPELREWQLGKLEGARISTIEAIYPHQMTAFRHNLSQFNHTFFDAESVYHTTHRTISFIKTLKDKNYEQVLIVGHGANLTASIRTMLGYDTPLLRKNGGLTNASITILETEDFENFELFTWNNTDYLVEKAEN; encoded by the coding sequence TGGAATCAGGAAGGCCGCTTTCAGGGAGCCGGCGGTGATTCGCCACTGCTGCCAACCGCCATTGAAGAACTGCATACCCTAGGAAAACATCTGGCTCAGACACAATTTGGAAAAATTTTCAGCAGCGACCTCCCACGCGCCGTTCGCTCTGCTGAGATTATTCAAGAAGAAAGCCAGTTTCCGACTGAAATCGTATCAGTACCTGAACTGCGAGAATGGCAGTTGGGAAAACTGGAAGGCGCAAGAATCTCTACCATTGAAGCCATCTATCCGCACCAGATGACTGCCTTCCGCCACAACCTTTCGCAATTCAATCATACTTTTTTTGACGCTGAGTCAGTCTACCATACGACCCACCGGACCATTTCCTTTATCAAGACCTTAAAGGACAAGAACTACGAACAAGTGCTCATTGTCGGGCACGGAGCCAACTTAACCGCCAGCATTCGAACCATGCTGGGCTATGACACACCTCTCCTGCGCAAGAATGGCGGTCTGACCAATGCCAGTATCACCATCCTTGAAACAGAAGACTTTGAGAATTTTGAGCTGTTCACTTGGAATAATACGGATTATTTAGTTGAAAAAGCAGAAAATTAA